A window from Brucella sp. BE17 encodes these proteins:
- a CDS encoding cobyrinate a,c-diamide synthase: MKGFMIAAPQSGSGKTTVTLGLLRALARKGVALAPAKAGPDYIDPAYHKAASGADCFNLDPWAMRPELISALSSRMTEGGKLLIAEAMMGLFDGAQDGKGSSADLAHMLDLAVVLVIDCAKQSHSIAALVQGFSRFRKDIMVSGVILNRVGSPRHETMLRDALRPLGVSVLGAVPNDLQLALPERHLGLVQAREHPDLERFLDHAADVMQTQIDWSALERLWSAPTRYEPMANVPRLAPLGSHIAVARDDAFAFAYAHLFEGWLRRGTEISFFSPLADEAPSTDADAIYLPGGYPELYAGQLAAAANFRAAMTAAAARNVAIYGECGGYMVLGETLEDAGGISHAMLGLLPLATSFANRKRQLGYRVMEPLAGSPWQMPLKGHEFHYASIVREGAGERLFRVRDALGEDRGEAGLRVGSVAGSFLHVIDFAGDDA, encoded by the coding sequence ATGAAGGGGTTTATGATCGCGGCACCGCAATCGGGTTCGGGAAAGACCACGGTGACGCTCGGCCTACTGCGCGCTTTGGCGCGCAAGGGCGTAGCACTTGCACCCGCCAAGGCCGGTCCCGATTATATCGACCCCGCTTATCACAAGGCGGCAAGCGGTGCGGATTGTTTCAACCTTGATCCATGGGCAATGCGTCCGGAGTTGATCAGTGCCTTGTCGTCGCGCATGACGGAAGGCGGGAAGCTGTTGATCGCAGAGGCCATGATGGGGCTTTTCGACGGTGCGCAGGATGGCAAGGGATCGTCTGCGGACCTTGCGCATATGCTCGATCTCGCCGTGGTGCTGGTGATTGATTGCGCAAAACAATCGCATTCCATCGCCGCACTCGTGCAAGGCTTCAGCCGTTTTCGCAAGGATATCATGGTGTCCGGCGTCATCCTCAATCGTGTCGGCAGCCCGCGTCATGAAACCATGTTGCGCGATGCATTGAGGCCGCTTGGTGTGAGCGTTCTGGGTGCAGTGCCCAATGATTTGCAGCTTGCTTTGCCCGAGCGACATCTGGGCCTCGTTCAGGCGCGTGAACATCCCGATCTTGAACGCTTTCTCGATCATGCAGCCGACGTCATGCAGACACAGATCGACTGGTCTGCGCTGGAGCGGTTGTGGTCCGCGCCCACGCGCTATGAGCCGATGGCCAATGTGCCGCGTCTCGCACCGCTCGGCAGTCACATTGCTGTTGCGCGTGACGATGCCTTCGCCTTTGCCTATGCGCATCTTTTCGAGGGCTGGCTGAGACGCGGCACCGAGATCAGCTTCTTTTCGCCACTGGCCGATGAGGCACCGTCAACCGACGCCGATGCGATTTATCTGCCGGGCGGCTATCCCGAACTTTATGCCGGTCAACTGGCTGCGGCAGCTAATTTCCGTGCGGCCATGACGGCAGCGGCCGCACGAAATGTCGCTATTTATGGCGAATGCGGCGGCTATATGGTGCTGGGCGAGACGCTGGAAGACGCGGGGGGTATAAGCCACGCCATGTTGGGGCTTTTGCCGCTTGCAACCAGCTTTGCCAATCGCAAGCGCCAGCTTGGCTATCGTGTGATGGAGCCGCTGGCCGGTTCGCCATGGCAGATGCCGCTTAAAGGTCACGAGTTTCATTATGCCAGCATCGTGCGCGAAGGTGCGGGCGAGCGGCTGTTTCGGGTGCGCGATGCGCTGGGCGAAGATCGTGGCGAGGCGGGTCTGCGTGTGGGGTCTGTCGCAGGCTCCTTCCTGCATGTCATCGACTTTGCCGGAGACGATGCGTGA
- a CDS encoding alpha/beta fold hydrolase — translation MKSCMRAIIWATALLFSVQASLSQAPSAQGSLPAFKDDYFKYPGVVKEADGGDYKVIDYNEMRDINGRDAVPEKRVKDAYVSLRARAYQRDVTFQTAAGPVKAMVAGKREGASFIVIYLHGRGGNRHQGMNDFTFGGNFNRVKNLATRNNGLYVTPDFRNFEASGEAQIAGLIDALKASSPSAPLILSCGSQGGALCWRVASNAKAGSQLSGLILLGSLWDDSFFASPAFKRRVPVFFAHGSRDPVFAVDRQEAFYREIRKRAPGYPTQFRRFESGNHGTPIRMADWREMLNWVLARRS, via the coding sequence ATGAAAAGCTGCATGCGTGCGATCATCTGGGCAACAGCCCTGTTGTTTTCGGTTCAAGCCTCGCTTTCTCAGGCCCCGTCGGCCCAAGGTTCGTTGCCAGCGTTCAAGGATGATTATTTCAAGTATCCCGGTGTCGTGAAAGAAGCCGATGGTGGCGACTACAAGGTCATCGACTATAACGAGATGCGCGATATCAATGGGCGTGATGCCGTGCCGGAAAAGCGCGTCAAGGATGCCTATGTCTCGTTGCGCGCGCGCGCTTATCAAAGAGATGTCACGTTTCAGACTGCGGCTGGCCCCGTAAAGGCCATGGTGGCAGGAAAGCGTGAGGGAGCATCCTTCATCGTCATCTATTTGCATGGGCGCGGTGGCAACCGCCATCAGGGCATGAATGACTTCACCTTTGGCGGCAATTTCAATCGCGTTAAAAACCTTGCCACCCGCAATAACGGTCTTTACGTCACTCCAGACTTTCGAAACTTCGAGGCGAGCGGTGAGGCGCAGATTGCCGGGCTGATTGATGCATTGAAGGCCTCCTCGCCGTCGGCTCCATTGATCCTGTCCTGCGGATCGCAGGGTGGTGCTCTGTGCTGGCGTGTCGCCTCCAATGCAAAAGCAGGGTCCCAGCTCTCTGGACTTATTCTTCTTGGGTCGTTGTGGGATGACAGTTTTTTCGCGTCTCCTGCCTTCAAGCGGCGCGTGCCCGTGTTCTTTGCACATGGCAGCCGCGATCCGGTTTTTGCCGTCGATCGGCAAGAAGCTTTCTATCGCGAAATCCGCAAGCGTGCGCCCGGCTATCCAACGCAGTTCCGCCGGTTCGAGAGCGGCAATCATGGCACGCCGATCCGCATGGCTGATTGGCGCGAAATGCTCAACTGGGTTTTGGCAAGGCGAAGTTAG
- the cbiB gene encoding adenosylcobinamide-phosphate synthase CbiB → MEIKLIILSLALILDRVIGDPPKLWQRLPHPVVAFGRAISWGERRFNDAALSAEVLRRNGMALTVVLVAVCIALGLIVEAVLPFMGTAGALVEILIVAVFLAQKSLADHVRAVLTGLRDEGIEGGRKAVSMIVGRNPDQLDEGGVSRAAIESLAENASDGIVAPAFWFLIGGLPGLFAYKLINTADSMIGHLNDRYRHFGRFAARLDDVVNYLPARLTGLLSVMAAAFTDGRSVGKRAFNAMRRDARLHRSPNAGWPESAFAGALDLALAGPRQYGAEKVEGPMLNASGKRDADVGDIAAALKLFWRTMSLMTGLVMSTSLIGLICRLV, encoded by the coding sequence ATGGAAATAAAGCTGATAATCCTGTCGCTAGCGCTCATTTTGGATCGCGTGATCGGTGATCCGCCAAAACTATGGCAAAGATTACCGCATCCGGTGGTGGCGTTCGGCAGAGCGATTTCATGGGGCGAAAGGCGCTTCAATGATGCCGCACTTTCCGCCGAGGTTTTGCGGCGTAACGGCATGGCATTGACCGTGGTACTGGTTGCCGTCTGCATTGCTTTGGGCTTGATCGTCGAGGCGGTTTTGCCCTTCATGGGTACAGCAGGGGCACTGGTGGAAATCCTGATCGTGGCGGTGTTTCTTGCGCAAAAAAGTCTAGCTGATCATGTGCGCGCCGTCCTCACTGGCTTGCGGGACGAGGGGATTGAAGGGGGGCGCAAAGCAGTTTCGATGATCGTGGGGCGCAATCCCGATCAACTGGACGAAGGCGGTGTCAGTCGTGCGGCGATCGAAAGCCTGGCTGAAAATGCCTCCGATGGTATTGTCGCGCCCGCCTTCTGGTTTCTGATTGGCGGTCTGCCGGGATTGTTTGCCTATAAGCTGATCAATACGGCGGATTCGATGATCGGCCATCTTAATGATCGTTATCGCCATTTCGGACGCTTTGCCGCCCGGCTGGACGATGTCGTCAATTATCTGCCTGCCCGTCTGACTGGATTGCTGAGCGTTATGGCTGCAGCGTTTACCGACGGCAGAAGTGTTGGTAAGAGGGCTTTCAACGCTATGCGCCGCGATGCGCGATTGCATCGTTCGCCCAATGCGGGCTGGCCCGAATCAGCTTTTGCCGGTGCGCTTGATCTGGCGTTGGCCGGGCCGCGTCAATATGGGGCGGAAAAAGTCGAAGGTCCGATGCTTAATGCATCCGGCAAGCGCGATGCGGATGTGGGCGACATCGCGGCGGCACTCAAACTGTTCTGGAGGACCATGAGTCTGATGACGGGCTTGGTGATGAGTACCAGCCTGATCGGGCTTATCTGTCGGCTGGTATAA
- a CDS encoding branched-chain amino acid ABC transporter substrate-binding protein — MIVSGKNPATALTSLAILLMAGSLPVYAENMRIGFAAPLSGTFAPLGNQLAQGARIAALAKGAELVVSDDHCTAEGGKDAAERFVQQNVQIAAGFLCSEALEAALRVLGKRNIPIIISGISEPTLTEKRTSPAMPTFRLTTGLNKETQATASFLGSLWRAQPFAIIEDGTIEGRERAGHVLASLKAQQLQPVFTDTYRPGLENQNALIARLKRAGASHVYVGGERDDISAIAASAERMNYPLVIAGGSLLDAVPGAVPLAEGTLMTAPLKPQNLPTAKPAIDALKASGDLVDGFAITGYASVEITVSALAQAQERKQPLPDVLRNVSFETALGTIKFDPNGLRTDNPNRLQRYDGKRFIPADR; from the coding sequence GTGATTGTTTCGGGAAAGAATCCCGCCACTGCCCTGACGAGCCTTGCCATTCTTTTGATGGCAGGAAGCCTCCCTGTTTATGCCGAAAACATGCGTATCGGATTTGCAGCACCGCTATCCGGCACTTTCGCGCCGCTCGGCAACCAGCTTGCGCAAGGTGCGCGTATCGCCGCTTTGGCGAAAGGCGCGGAACTGGTTGTCTCCGACGATCATTGCACGGCGGAGGGCGGCAAAGATGCTGCGGAACGCTTTGTGCAGCAAAATGTGCAGATCGCAGCTGGATTTCTTTGCTCGGAGGCGCTTGAGGCAGCCCTTCGGGTGCTAGGAAAACGCAATATTCCGATCATTATTTCCGGCATCAGCGAACCGACACTCACCGAAAAGCGGACGTCACCTGCGATGCCGACATTCCGGCTGACGACAGGGCTGAATAAGGAAACGCAGGCGACAGCCAGTTTTCTTGGAAGTCTTTGGCGCGCCCAGCCCTTTGCCATTATCGAAGATGGCACCATCGAGGGCCGTGAACGTGCAGGCCACGTACTGGCCAGTCTCAAGGCGCAACAGTTGCAACCTGTCTTCACCGACACCTACCGCCCCGGCCTTGAAAACCAGAATGCGCTTATCGCAAGGCTAAAACGCGCCGGGGCCAGCCATGTCTATGTCGGCGGGGAGCGCGACGACATTTCGGCAATCGCAGCCAGCGCGGAAAGAATGAACTATCCACTGGTGATCGCAGGCGGCAGTCTGCTCGATGCGGTCCCCGGCGCGGTGCCGCTTGCTGAAGGCACGTTGATGACAGCCCCGCTAAAACCGCAAAACCTGCCGACAGCAAAGCCCGCCATCGACGCCCTGAAGGCGTCCGGCGATCTGGTCGATGGCTTTGCCATCACCGGATATGCGAGCGTTGAAATCACAGTTTCAGCACTTGCCCAGGCGCAAGAACGCAAGCAACCGTTGCCGGATGTGTTGCGCAATGTTTCGTTCGAGACTGCGCTCGGCACCATCAAGTTCGACCCAAACGGCTTACGCACAGACAATCCCAACCGTTTGCAGCGCTATGACGGCAAGAGGTTTATACCAGCCGACAGATAA
- a CDS encoding precorrin-8X methylmutase: MIDYIRDGQAIYDRSFAIIRAEADLSRIPGDLEKLAVRVIHACGMVNVVDDLAFSKNAGDAGRLALARGAPILCDARMVAEGITRARLPANNTVICTLNEPSVPQLAKNIGNTRSAAALDFWLPHLEGSVVAIGNAPTALFRLFELLDQGAPKPALIIGMPVGFVGAAESKDELIANSRGVPYVVVRGRRGGSAMTAAAVNALASERE, translated from the coding sequence ATGATCGACTACATCCGCGACGGACAGGCCATTTATGACCGGTCCTTCGCCATCATCCGCGCGGAAGCGGACCTATCGCGCATTCCCGGCGATCTTGAAAAGCTGGCCGTTCGCGTCATCCATGCCTGTGGCATGGTGAATGTGGTCGATGACCTTGCTTTCTCGAAAAATGCCGGTGACGCCGGACGGCTGGCGCTTGCCAGAGGTGCGCCGATCCTCTGCGATGCGCGTATGGTCGCCGAAGGCATCACTCGTGCGCGTCTACCCGCCAACAATACGGTTATCTGCACCCTTAATGAACCGTCCGTACCGCAACTGGCGAAAAACATCGGCAATACCCGTTCGGCGGCGGCCCTCGACTTTTGGCTTCCGCATCTGGAAGGCAGCGTAGTCGCAATTGGCAACGCACCAACTGCGCTGTTCCGCCTGTTTGAGCTGCTCGATCAAGGTGCGCCAAAACCCGCGCTCATCATCGGCATGCCGGTCGGCTTTGTCGGCGCTGCGGAATCAAAGGACGAACTCATCGCAAACAGTCGTGGCGTGCCTTATGTGGTGGTGCGCGGGCGGCGCGGCGGCAGCGCCATGACGGCAGCAGCCGTCAACGCCCTTGCCTCGGAGCGCGAATAA
- a CDS encoding flavin reductase family protein produces MQTINNIISSAVSVESAAYRDAMSHYAGAVQIVTTDGNAGRRGLTLTASCSVSDNPASVLICLQKSHEANRLFLENGVFAVNTLSGTHQQLADAFSGRIGLTQDERFELAKWERLATGAPVLVDALAAFDCRVTSVEDHQTHFVIFGEVMALQANKSASALIYLNRRYHVLEI; encoded by the coding sequence GTGCAGACGATAAACAACATCATTTCCAGTGCGGTATCGGTCGAATCTGCGGCTTACCGCGATGCGATGAGCCATTATGCCGGTGCAGTGCAGATCGTAACGACCGATGGCAACGCGGGACGGCGCGGACTGACTTTGACGGCATCCTGTTCGGTGTCCGATAATCCGGCGAGTGTTCTCATTTGTCTTCAGAAGTCCCATGAGGCAAATCGTCTGTTTCTTGAGAATGGCGTGTTTGCCGTCAATACGCTTTCGGGAACGCACCAGCAGCTTGCCGATGCTTTTTCTGGCAGGATAGGGCTCACACAGGACGAACGTTTTGAACTGGCAAAGTGGGAGCGACTAGCCACAGGAGCGCCCGTTCTGGTCGATGCGCTCGCGGCATTTGATTGCCGGGTAACGAGCGTTGAGGATCATCAGACCCATTTTGTGATCTTTGGTGAAGTGATGGCGCTACAGGCCAATAAATCAGCCTCGGCGCTTATCTATCTCAACCGGCGCTATCACGTTCTGGAAATTTGA
- the cobJ gene encoding precorrin-3B C(17)-methyltransferase, with translation MKPVILTLAQSSLPTARRIAATLDGADILGLHNRVQSADKSFVKFGDTIRAAYEEGRPIIALCAAGIIIRALAPLLQNKRIEPPVLAVAEDGTAVVPLLGGLSGVNDMARLIAKTLEVTPAITTSGELRFGINLLNPPAQLILANPEDAKTFTSDLLAGSAVRLNGQSRWLQHSKLSFADDGRLAITITPDNRPASPNELIYHPKTVAVAVNKPVDNLAAAITRALDDAGLAQSSLALLLAHERHCAAPQIHEASKALAVDLRFVNNAEDATVLARLSVESPVRVIETENLTLAVAVTPADVLLVGRKRGRLTVIGLGPGSRDLMTPAVQRAIEQADDILGYETYVRMAGPFHAGQSLHMTDNREEMQRARHAFALAAEGHSVAMVSSGDPGVFAMAAAVVEALHESDNPAWQGVELTIEPGISAAMAAASRSGAPLGHDFCVISLSDNLKPWETIEKRLMLGAKADFAMAFYNPISKARPHQLARALEILRQHRTEETPVVLGRDIGRPGESSRVMTLGALTPDDVDMRTVVIIGSSHTQRFERSDGGEWVYTPRWYGEKPDK, from the coding sequence ATGAAGCCCGTTATCCTCACGCTCGCGCAATCGTCACTGCCGACGGCACGGCGCATCGCAGCCACACTCGATGGCGCTGACATTCTAGGTCTGCATAACCGAGTGCAGAGCGCTGATAAAAGCTTTGTCAAATTCGGCGATACCATACGCGCAGCCTATGAGGAAGGTCGACCGATCATCGCTCTATGCGCGGCCGGAATTATCATCCGCGCTCTGGCGCCGCTTTTGCAAAACAAGCGTATTGAACCGCCAGTTCTGGCCGTAGCCGAGGATGGAACTGCTGTGGTGCCGCTTCTGGGCGGGTTATCCGGCGTCAACGACATGGCGCGGCTGATTGCCAAAACCCTGGAGGTTACGCCCGCAATCACCACCTCCGGTGAGTTGCGTTTCGGTATCAATCTGCTCAACCCGCCTGCCCAATTGATCCTTGCCAACCCGGAAGACGCGAAGACCTTCACTTCCGATCTTCTGGCTGGAAGTGCGGTTCGTCTCAACGGCCAGTCACGCTGGTTGCAACATTCCAAATTATCCTTTGCCGATGATGGCAGGCTTGCGATCACCATCACGCCGGACAATCGCCCCGCGTCCCCGAATGAACTGATCTATCACCCAAAAACGGTGGCCGTGGCTGTGAACAAGCCCGTCGACAATCTGGCCGCTGCGATCACACGCGCATTGGATGATGCCGGATTGGCACAGAGTTCTCTTGCTTTGCTGCTTGCGCATGAGCGCCATTGCGCCGCCCCGCAAATCCATGAAGCGTCCAAGGCTCTAGCCGTAGATTTGCGCTTTGTGAACAATGCAGAGGATGCCACCGTCCTCGCCCGCCTTTCTGTTGAAAGTCCGGTTCGAGTGATCGAAACAGAAAATCTTACACTGGCTGTTGCCGTCACTCCCGCGGATGTGCTCCTTGTCGGGCGCAAGCGTGGGCGACTGACCGTCATCGGCCTTGGCCCCGGGTCGCGTGATCTGATGACGCCCGCCGTGCAACGGGCAATCGAGCAGGCCGACGATATTCTGGGCTATGAAACCTATGTCCGCATGGCGGGTCCGTTCCATGCCGGACAAAGCCTCCATATGACCGATAATCGCGAGGAAATGCAGCGTGCGCGCCATGCTTTTGCACTCGCAGCCGAAGGGCACTCGGTGGCGATGGTATCCTCCGGCGATCCGGGCGTTTTTGCCATGGCTGCGGCAGTCGTTGAAGCGCTACATGAGAGCGATAATCCGGCCTGGCAGGGCGTGGAGTTGACAATAGAACCCGGCATTTCAGCTGCCATGGCGGCTGCATCGCGCAGCGGCGCGCCGCTTGGTCACGATTTCTGCGTGATTTCCTTATCCGACAATCTGAAACCATGGGAAACAATCGAAAAACGGCTGATGCTTGGAGCTAAAGCCGATTTCGCCATGGCCTTCTATAACCCCATTTCCAAAGCTCGCCCGCATCAGCTTGCCCGCGCACTGGAAATACTGCGCCAACATCGCACAGAAGAGACGCCGGTTGTGCTTGGGCGCGACATCGGCAGGCCCGGCGAAAGTTCACGCGTCATGACGCTCGGAGCCTTGACGCCGGATGATGTCGACATGCGCACCGTCGTCATTATCGGCTCGTCCCACACGCAACGTTTTGAGCGTTCTGACGGTGGCGAATGGGTCTATACACCGCGCTGGTACGGCGAAAAGCCTGACAAATAA
- the cobD gene encoding threonine-phosphate decarboxylase CobD: protein MSHIEHGGALDGAIAVYGGAAEDWLDLSTGINPEHFLLPPLPAALWNRLPDESLSEKTIYHARRYYGVAEGAAIVAAPGTQALIQLIPTLTKPATVAVLTPTYQEHARCFEASGWSVVKCASLDAIPESASVAVIVNPNNPDGRVIAREDLVALAKKLGSRGGFLIVDEAFADPHPAVSIVPHMADAPLIVLKSFGKFFGLAGIRLGFAIGPENFASRIAQRLGPWAVPGPTLAIAAHAFSEEQELQRFRARLNARRKALTSVLERTQLTEIGGTELFALVETPQAEALYERLCQRHILVRKFSYAPHWLRIGLALDEVALLRLEQALTH from the coding sequence GTGAGTCATATCGAGCATGGCGGGGCGCTCGACGGGGCCATCGCCGTATATGGCGGCGCAGCAGAAGACTGGCTTGATCTCTCCACGGGTATCAACCCGGAGCATTTTCTGTTGCCGCCTTTGCCAGCCGCACTCTGGAACCGTCTGCCCGATGAAAGCCTGTCAGAGAAAACGATCTATCATGCGCGTCGATATTATGGTGTTGCGGAGGGTGCCGCTATTGTTGCAGCACCCGGCACGCAGGCGCTTATTCAACTTATCCCGACATTGACAAAGCCTGCAACAGTGGCCGTGCTGACGCCGACCTATCAGGAACATGCGCGGTGTTTCGAAGCATCGGGTTGGTCGGTGGTGAAATGTGCAAGCCTTGACGCAATTCCTGAAAGTGCCAGTGTTGCGGTGATCGTCAATCCCAACAATCCCGACGGACGGGTGATTGCGCGGGAGGATTTGGTAGCCCTTGCAAAAAAGCTTGGGTCAAGGGGTGGCTTTCTGATCGTGGACGAGGCTTTTGCCGATCCGCACCCGGCGGTCAGCATTGTGCCGCACATGGCCGATGCGCCGCTGATCGTTTTGAAATCCTTTGGCAAGTTTTTCGGCCTTGCAGGGATTAGGCTGGGTTTTGCCATTGGCCCGGAAAATTTCGCGTCCCGGATCGCGCAGCGTCTGGGACCGTGGGCTGTGCCCGGTCCCACCCTTGCCATTGCCGCGCATGCTTTTTCAGAAGAGCAGGAATTGCAGCGGTTTCGTGCGCGATTGAATGCGCGCCGTAAAGCTTTGACGTCTGTGCTTGAGCGCACGCAATTAACAGAAATCGGTGGAACCGAACTCTTTGCGCTGGTGGAAACGCCTCAGGCAGAGGCCTTGTATGAACGCCTGTGCCAAAGGCATATTCTGGTCAGAAAATTCTCCTATGCGCCGCATTGGTTACGCATCGGGCTGGCACTGGATGAGGTCGCTCTGCTGCGCCTGGAACAGGCTTTGACACATTGA
- a CDS encoding precorrin-2 C(20)-methyltransferase — MASKGRLFGLGVGPGDPELITMKALRLLQAAPVVAYHAAKGKKGNALTIVENYLKPEQTLLPLIYPVTTEKLPSHMDYEAIVCDFYGEITATIAEHLDRGQDVAVIAEGDPFFYGSFMYIHDRLAQTYETTVVPGICSILGAAAVLGAPLVYRNQTLSVLSGVMEKEELTQRLGGCEAAAIMKLGKNLDKVRAALAELGLIERALYIERATMANQRILPLGDVDSEDCPYFSLILVPGAKWNGA; from the coding sequence ATGGCCTCTAAAGGCAGGCTTTTCGGGCTGGGCGTCGGTCCAGGTGATCCCGAGCTCATCACCATGAAGGCATTGCGGCTTTTGCAGGCAGCTCCGGTCGTCGCCTATCATGCCGCCAAGGGCAAGAAAGGAAATGCGCTCACAATCGTCGAAAACTATCTCAAGCCCGAGCAAACATTGCTGCCGCTCATCTATCCGGTGACCACTGAAAAACTGCCATCACATATGGATTATGAGGCAATCGTCTGCGATTTTTACGGCGAAATCACCGCAACCATCGCCGAGCATCTCGACCGGGGACAGGATGTTGCGGTGATTGCCGAAGGCGATCCGTTCTTTTACGGCTCCTTCATGTATATTCATGACCGGCTGGCACAGACTTATGAAACGACTGTCGTGCCGGGCATCTGCTCGATTCTTGGGGCGGCAGCAGTGCTTGGTGCGCCGCTTGTCTATCGCAACCAGACGCTGTCGGTTCTTTCAGGCGTTATGGAAAAAGAAGAACTCACGCAAAGGCTTGGCGGTTGTGAAGCCGCAGCCATCATGAAGCTTGGTAAAAATCTTGACAAGGTACGCGCCGCCCTTGCAGAACTGGGCCTGATCGAACGTGCGCTTTATATCGAACGCGCCACCATGGCCAACCAACGCATCCTGCCGCTTGGCGATGTGGATAGTGAGGATTGCCCCTATTTCTCGCTGATCCTCGTTCCGGGCGCTAAGTGGAATGGCGCATGA
- the cobG gene encoding precorrin-3B synthase produces the protein MLNRQPVRTSAENINDRRNACPGLSRMVMARDGAIARIKLPLGRLTADQALRLADIAADFAGGAVELSIRSNLQLRGIAPEHWDQAVGALHEAGLGANVPSADDIRNVMVSPTAGIDAGQLLDVSPLARSLLAMLEDEVSFHSLSPKFSFQIDGGENCAMISHPGDIWFSAMKDGKHFVFGLASAPDEATLGKIEAQTLLPFVKTLLQLSIAQGSPARMKYLFQTMPVAKFMRELAARFAIEPLEDWKRSTPDAFAHLGKHRQVDGKYYVGATPLLGRLNATQLKSIATIARDANGGEIRLTPWQSLLLPHIGGDQCDALIQQLHDMGLATAVNSPQARLRACTGTSGCASARADTRSDAQHMAAQLYDDTGAVHLTGCAKSCAALAPLPYTLLATAPGRYDVFFADKAGPSRFGQLLASDMAIDKAVRLLNSHERKP, from the coding sequence ATGTTGAATCGTCAGCCAGTGCGAACAAGCGCGGAAAATATCAACGACCGGCGCAATGCCTGTCCAGGATTATCGCGCATGGTCATGGCGCGGGACGGCGCGATTGCGCGCATAAAATTGCCACTGGGGCGGCTTACAGCCGATCAGGCATTGCGGTTGGCCGACATTGCAGCGGATTTTGCAGGCGGCGCAGTCGAGCTTTCCATCCGCAGCAATCTCCAGCTACGCGGCATTGCGCCAGAACACTGGGATCAGGCCGTCGGCGCGCTGCATGAGGCCGGGCTTGGCGCAAATGTTCCTTCCGCTGACGATATTCGAAATGTCATGGTAAGCCCCACCGCGGGCATCGACGCAGGTCAGCTTCTGGATGTATCGCCTCTGGCACGTTCATTGCTCGCCATGCTGGAAGATGAGGTTTCTTTTCATAGTCTTTCGCCCAAATTTTCGTTTCAGATCGACGGCGGCGAAAATTGCGCGATGATTTCGCATCCCGGCGATATCTGGTTCTCTGCGATGAAGGACGGCAAGCATTTCGTCTTCGGGCTTGCTTCCGCACCAGACGAGGCAACGCTCGGCAAAATCGAAGCACAAACCCTTCTTCCCTTCGTGAAGACGCTGTTGCAGCTTTCCATCGCACAGGGTTCGCCTGCGCGTATGAAATATCTGTTCCAGACCATGCCCGTTGCAAAATTCATGCGCGAACTTGCAGCACGCTTTGCCATCGAACCGCTAGAAGATTGGAAACGATCCACGCCAGACGCGTTTGCGCATTTGGGCAAGCATCGCCAAGTGGATGGAAAATACTACGTCGGCGCGACGCCACTGTTGGGCAGACTTAACGCCACTCAATTGAAAAGCATCGCAACAATCGCCAGAGACGCAAATGGTGGCGAAATCCGGCTCACGCCCTGGCAAAGCCTCCTGCTGCCCCATATCGGGGGCGATCAATGCGATGCGCTTATCCAACAATTGCATGATATGGGCCTCGCCACCGCCGTCAATAGCCCGCAAGCGCGGCTTCGGGCCTGCACCGGGACCTCTGGCTGCGCGTCGGCACGGGCTGACACGCGCAGTGATGCGCAGCATATGGCAGCACAGCTCTATGACGACACGGGCGCCGTTCACCTGACCGGCTGCGCTAAATCCTGCGCGGCTCTTGCACCCCTGCCCTATACGCTTTTGGCCACCGCACCTGGGCGCTACGATGTCTTTTTTGCTGACAAGGCTGGACCATCCCGCTTCGGGCAGCTATTGGCGTCCGATATGGCTATAGATAAAGCCGTGCGCCTTCTCAATTCACATGAGCGGAAACCATGA